A single Phragmites australis chromosome 4, lpPhrAust1.1, whole genome shotgun sequence DNA region contains:
- the LOC133916421 gene encoding E3 ubiquitin-protein ligase RDUF2-like → MESYPVSYWCYRCSRFVRVSPATVVCPECDGGFLEQFPQPPPRGGGGSGRRGSMNPVIVLRGGSLAGFELYYDDGAGDGLRPLPGDVSHLLMGSGFHRLLDQFSRLDAAAPRPPASKAAVESMPSVTVAGGGAHCAVCQEAFEPGAAGREMPCKHVYHQDCILPWLSLRNSCPICRQELPAAATPDVEAADAGLTIWRLPRGGFAVGRFAGGPREQLPVVYTELDGGFSNGVRPRRVTWPEGDGQVGGGGEGRIRRVFRNLFGCFGQGRRQASSSQSSSG, encoded by the coding sequence ATGGAGTCGTATCCGGTGTCGTACTGGTGCTACCGCTGCAGCCGCTTCGTGAGGGTGTCTCCGGCCACCGTCGTCTGCCCCGAGTGCGACGGCGGCTTCCTGGAGCAGTTCCCGCAGCCGCCGCCACGGGGCGGCGGTGGGAGCGGCCGGCGTGGGTCGATGAACCCGGTCATCGTTCTCCGGGGCGGATCGTTGGCCGGGTTCGAGCTCTACTACGATGATGGCGCGGGCGACGGGCTGCGGCCACTACCTGGCGACGTATCGCACCTCCTTATGGGGTCCGGGTTCCACCGCCTTCTCGACCAGTTCTCGCGCCTGGATgcggcggcgccgcggccgccggcgtCGAAGGCTGCGGTGGAGTCCATGCCGTCGGTGACGGTCGCCGGAGGCGGGGCCCACTGTGCCGTGTGCCAGGAGGCCTTTGAGCCCGGCGCCGCCGGGCGGGAGATGCCGTGCAAGCACGTCTACCACCAGGACTGCATCCTACCCTGGCTCTCCCTCCGCAACTCCTGCCCCATCTGCCGCCAAGAGCTTCCGGCCGCTGCCACCCCAGATGTGGAGGCGGCGGATGCGGGGCTCACCATCTGGCGACTTCCACGCGGTGGATTTGCCGTCGGGAGGTTTGCCGGCGGGCCCAGAGAGCAGCTCCCAGTTGTCTACACTGAGCTGGATGGGGGCTTCAGTAACGGGGTCAGGCCAAGGCGGGTGACATGGCCAGAGGGAGATGGGCAagtgggtggcggcggcgaaggtCGGATTCGCCGTGTTTTTAGGAATCTATTTGGCTGTTTTGGTCAGGGCAGGCGGCAAGCGAGCTCGTCTCAATCCAGTAGTGGCTGA
- the LOC133914776 gene encoding aspartic proteinase PCS1-like gives MEPLLLPLCISLLAHAAEVASRQARPGAGGTAVLPLRVQEVALLPTQAPTNRLQFRHNVSLTVPAAVGTPLQNVTMVLDTGSELSWLLCNRSHVSSPPLPPAFNASASSTYDVVPCSSLECQWRRLDLPVPPSCDAQPSNACRVSLSYADASSADGILAADTFLLGGAPPVPALFGCITSYTSTTGNGNATNSSEAATGFLGMNRGSLSFVTQTGMLCINTYLIDIQD, from the coding sequence ATGGAACCGCTTCTTCTTCCCCTCTGCATCTCTCTTCTTGCCCACGCGGCGGAGGTGGCGAGCAGACAAGCGAGGCCTGGGGCCGGGGGAACGGCTGTTCTTCCGCTACGGGTGCAGGAGGTGGCGCTGCTGCCTACGCAAGCGCCGACGAACAGGCTCCAGTTCCGCCACAATGTGAGCCTGACCGTTCCGGCGGCGGTGGGCACGCCGCTGCAAAACGTCACGATGGTGCTTGACACCGGCAGCGAGCTCTCCTGGCTGCTCTGCAACCGGAGCCACGTGTCgtcgccgccactgccgccgGCGTTCAACGCGTCGGCCTCGTCGACGTACGACGTCGTCCCCTGCTCGTCGCTGGAGTGCCAGTGGCGCCGGCTCGACCTTCCCGTCCCGCCGTCCTGCGACGCGCAGCCGTCGAACGCCTGTCGCGTGTCCCTGTCATATGCCGACGCCTCATCGGCCGACGGAATATTGGCTGCCGACACCTTCCTCCTCGGTGGCGCGCCACCTGTGCCCGCGCTCTTCGGCTGCATCACCTCCTACACGTCCACCACCGGCAACGGCAACGCCACAAACTCCTCGGAGGCAGCGACGGGCTTCCTCGGCATGAACCGGGGTAGCCTGTCGTTCGTGACGCAGACGGGCATGTTATGCATTAACACATATCTAATTGATATTCAGGATTAG